The genomic segment TAGGAATGATCGACGGGAGTACGATATACTTCACGCGTTGCCAGCGGCTTGCGCCGTCGACGTGCGCCGCATCGTACAGACCCGGGTCGATGCCGGAGATCGAGGCCAGGTAGATGATCGCGCCCCAGCCGAATCCTTTCCACGTCATGATGATCGTGTGCAGGGTCCAGAACCACGTGGCCTTGCCGAAGAAGAAGATCCCTTCGTCGATCCAGCCCAGCTTGATCATCAGCTCATTGACCAACCCGCCGTCCGGGGACAGCAGCATGACGAAGATGTTCGCGACGACGACCATGGACACGAAGTGAGGCAAGTAGGTCATCGTCTGAACGACCCGGACGAAGCCCTTGCTCCTCAGCTCGCTGAGGACGATGGCCAACGCGACGGCGCATGCGGTCCCCAATGCCAGCTGCATCGAATTCATGACGATATTGTTGCGCAAGTCCTGGAGGAAGCCGTCGTGCCCGAGCAGCGTTCGAAAATGCCTCAACCCGACCCACTTCGCGTCCAGCAAACTCTGTCCGATATGATAATCCTTGAATGCCATAAGCCAACCCCACAGCGGAACGAACTGGAACAGCGCCAGATGCAGCATGATCGGAACGGACATCCATATTAGGACATGCTGTTTTTTGATTTTCTTCCAAAACAGAGAGAGACGCGATGTCCTCTTGCTGCTTATTGGAATCGTTTTCAATTCTGAAACAGCTTTCATGCTCATTCCCATTCCTCCATCCTGTTGGACTTATTTTATCACCCGTCCCGAACCGCTTAGTATCTCTTAAAATTGTTGTTTACTAGGTGATTTTTAAACTTCGGAAACAATCCTTTCGAGGGGGGAAAAGGAGGGTCTAATCTGACCCCCTAAATATTAGGCCTGCCCTATAGGATGCCTTCCGGCGCGGATGCTCCCGGACGAATATCGCGCGCAGGCCGTATCGATCTATTACGGGGTGACTTATCTGGGCGTCAGCCTCCCGATCCTCGGGCTCGGCATCGCCGCGCAGCGGCTCGGTCTCTTGCCCGCTATCTGCCTATTCGCCGGCGTGACAGTCGGCCTGATGGCTTGGAGCTTGCACCGTTGGAGGCGTCACCTCGCCTGATCGCGTCCGTCCGATCGCTCCTGCCGGGAAAAAGAAAGAACCGCGGAATCAGCTGTAGAGGCTGATTCCCGCGGTTCTTTTTCCTATCGTCTTAGAAGGCGAGCTCTAATCGCTCAGTACACTTCCAGCTCTGCAAGCTGCATTCTGTAATAATTGGAATCGCTCGGATTTTTGCGCAAGCTGGTCCCCGTCACCTTGACATAACGGGCCTGGGCCGAAGCGAAGCTGAAGGACTGCACGGCGTTGCCAGGCAACGCATAGGCAGTACGGCTCACGACCGTACTCCAAGTCGTCCCGTCGGTGGAAACTTGAATCGTAAAATCGACAGGGAAGCCATACCCTACGGTCCCCGTATCATTGCGGGGATATAAGCCGACTTGGCTAATCGTCGCTGCCGCCCCCAAGTCCACCATGATCCATTCGGTATGATCGGCAGTAAGCGAGTCGTTGCTGGTCCACCCGAATTTACCGGCTATGGAATTGCGTTCGCCGTCAACCGCTTTCCCTACGCCCCAATTGGTCGTGTTGTAAGTGCTGCTTGCCGTCACGGTCTTCCCTAGCGCCAGATTGGCAAGAGGCGCTGCGGACGCTTGAGAGGAGTTCGCGCTCTCGCCTCCGTTATAAAGGGAGCTTACCACGTAATAGTACGTCGTCCCGTTCGTTACGGTCTGATCCGTGTACGTGACCGCCGTGACGCTCGTCGCGATCGTCGTGTACGGACCGCCGCTGACCGTGCCTCGCTTCACGTTGTAGCCGGTTGCGCCGCTCACTGCCGTCCAGTTGACGGTCACGGAGCCGCCGCCCCCTGTCGCCGTGACGCCCGTCGGTACGGGATTGGGCACGATGACGGACGCTGCCGCCGAATCCGGGCTCGTGCCGCCTGCGCTAACCGCCGCGACGACATAATAATAAGTCGTGCCCGCCGCAACGGTGCTATCCGTGTAGGCGTTCGTGGTGACTCCCGTCGCCAGGGACGTGTACGGGCCGCCGCTGACCGTCGCGCGCTTCACGTTGTAGCTCGTCGCGCCGGACGAGACGCTCCAGCTCAGCTGGACGGCGCCGCCGTAGACGCTGCCCGTGACGCTAGTCGGCGCTAGCGGCGCCGCGCTCACTTCGTCCGCCCCGATGTCGTAAGCGGCACCGGTCGGACGTTGTTGTCCGTCCATGTCGGTCGGGACGTCCGTCGAAAGCGTTGCGCCTGCATCGATCGCGCGCTGCGCGGTGGCCGGATTGAGATGATAGTCGCCTGCCGCCGCGTTGACCAGCATGCTTGCGGTACCGTCAATAATGTTGTTGCCGGATGTCGCCGCGCCGCCGTCGCGAAGCTTGACGTTCTTATCCATCAGGTTGTTGCGGATGTCGCCGCTGCTTGCGGCGTAGCGCGACTCGACGCCGCCTACGCTGGCGGTCGGCGCGATGTTAAGCATCGTGTTGTTGTACACCTTGAAGCCGTTCGCCTTGTTCATGTAGACAGCCGCGTCCAACGTGCCGTACACGACGTTGTTGCGCATGATGCCGCCGCGGTGTTCGTAAGTCGTGTCGCCGTTACGGAACAAGTTCGCCCCGGTGCCGCCGCCGCCGAACGACATGGCGATAAAGCTGTTCAGGAACACGTTGTTCTCCACGATCGTGTCCATCGAGTTGCCCTTGGCGAAGAATGCATACGCTACTCCGTCGCCCACGCCTTTCGCGTTCTGGAACGTATTGCCGCGGATGATCCACCCCTTCGATGCGACCAGGTCGATCCCTTCCACGACGCTTCGTTTGCCGGAGGTCGTGTAGCCGATCACCGAATTCTCGATGACCCCGTAATCCGCGTAAGGCAGGTCCGGACTGCCGCCCGAAGTCGACTTGAAGCCGCCTTCGCCGTTGTCCCACGTCTTCAGATGGTCGGCGCGGAAGTAGTCCGAGCCGCTGTTCACCTGAACCGAGTGAAAGTACGAATCGCGAATCGTCATGTTTTTGATGGTGACGTAGTCCGCATCGTTCACCTTGAAGTTGATGTCGAGCGACGAGTTGTCGATGCCCATGCCGACGACGACCGTATCGTTGTAATTCGTCGTCGCCCCTTGAATCGTAATGTTGTTTTTGCCGTTGATCGAGATCGTAGCCGTCTGATTGTACGTGCCTGCAGCGAGCGTAATGACCCGTCCGCCGGCCGGCGCGCCGTCGATCGCCTGCTGAAGCTGAGCGAGCGAGGCGACGGTCACCGCATCGGATACAGGCGTATTGGTCGTGGCCGTCACGACGTTCGACAGCGCCGAATAGTTGCCTGCGTCATCGAACGTCTTGACGGCGATGTAGTACGTGACCCCGGTCGACAGCTGGTTGACCTGGAACTTCATTGCCGAGCCCGCATCCTTCTGCGCGAGCTCATCCTCGGCTTGCGTCGCCGATGCCCAGTTCGCTTCGGTGATCGGGGACGTTGAATAGCGAACGTCGTAACCCGCAGCCTTGCCCACCGTACCGTCATTGCCCGGCGCGGTCCAGGTCAACTGGACGCTGCGAATGTTCGGCGCGACGGCCTGCAGATCGGCAATCGCGGCAGGCGGCGTCGGATCGGATGCCGGCGTCGTAACCGACCATACGTTCGAAAGGGCCGATACGTTGGTCGCTTCGTCGATGGCGCGCATGGCGAAATAGTAAGTCGTCGCAGGCGTCAGTCCGGTCACCGCGACCGACTGAGCGGTGCCTGCGACTTGCGGAGCC from the Cohnella hashimotonis genome contains:
- a CDS encoding ABC transporter permease, which produces MSVPIMLHLALFQFVPLWGWLMAFKDYHIGQSLLDAKWVGLRHFRTLLGHDGFLQDLRNNIVMNSMQLALGTACAVALAIVLSELRSKGFVRVVQTMTYLPHFVSMVVVANIFVMLLSPDGGLVNELMIKLGWIDEGIFFFGKATWFWTLHTIIMTWKGFGWGAIIYLASISGIDPGLYDAAHVDGASRWQRVKYIVLPSIIPTLVLLTILDIGYLMTGGFESQFLLGNVINSEYSEVISILALRIGLNEGDFSFGTAVGIFNSVVSMTLVLIVNAIARRYKSNLF